The Raphanus sativus cultivar WK10039 chromosome 2, ASM80110v3, whole genome shotgun sequence genome includes a region encoding these proteins:
- the LOC130494691 gene encoding protein kinase STUNTED-like encodes MALVNTSAHKVDLRSNSKRSDSESRANNQELLKMSEEKRKISGRSVSLPSIDILLDEKPGWPFLKIATLETPQVQHWHTRNVSVVNWVMSLPERFPDHQQNLNSETSFVKKQLKDILRDINKWFSYDVLKTATSDFSQENLIGKGGCSEVYRGVLKDGTDIAVKILKSSSKEAMTNFVHEIDIISSLSHQNISELLGVCVQDNDLISVYNLSSLGSLEETFHGKKHVLSWEERFNIAIGVAEALDYLHNRCHKPVIHRDVKTSNVLLSDELKPQLSDFGLSMWGPTTSSRYSIQGDVVGTFGYLAPEYFMYGKVSDKVDVYAFGVILLELISGRDPISFENPKGGESLVMWAKPLIETGNEKGLLDPDITDISDENQFQRMVLAAAHCLTRSATHRPSIRQILRLLGGVDEVEKWSKRIKEEENEDCFDDEVYPNIRAELHLSLAMMLEVEDDESGSISPMERSNKSFFSSCCSSRELQP; translated from the exons ATGGCTTTGGTTAATACTTCGGCGCATAAAGTAGATTTAAGGTCAAACTCTAAACGTTCTGATAGTGAATCAAGGGCTAACAACCAAGAACTCTTGAAGATGAGTGAAGAAAAGAGGAAGATCTCAGGAAGGTCGGTTTCACTTCCATCGATAGACATATTACTAGACGAGAAACCAGGTTGGCCGTTTCTTAAAATAGCAACTTTAGAAACACCGCAAGTTCAGCATTGGCACACACGGAACGTCTCAGTTGTCAACTGGGTCATGAGCTTACCTGAACGGTTTCCAGATCATCAGCAGAATCTAAACTCTGAGACCAGCTTTGTGAAGAAACAACTTAAGGACATATTGAGAGACATCAACAAATGGTTCAGCTACGATGTTCTTAAGACAGCAACATCAGATTTCTCACAAg AAAATCTTATTGGGAAAGGAGGGTGTAGTGAGGTGTACAGAGGGGTTCTCAAAGATGGAACAGACATTGCAGTGAAAATCTTGAAATCATCATCTAAAGAAGCTATGACAAATTTTGTTCATGAAATTGACATTATCTCTTCTTTGAGTCACCAAAACATCTCAGAGCTACTTGGTGTTTGTGTCCAAGACAATGATCTAATCTCTGTTTACAACCTTTCATCCTTAGGAAGTTTAGAGGAAACCTTCCACG GTAAAAAGCATGTACTATCATGGGAGGAGAGGTTCAATATAGCAATCGGCGTAGCGGAAGCGTTAGATTATCTTCATAACCGATGTCATAAGCCAGTGATTCACAGAGATGTCAAGACTTCAAATGTTCTTCTCTCAGATGAGCTCAAACCTCAG CTGTCAGACTTTGGACTGTCGATGTGGGGACCTACGACATCTTCTCGATATTCTATACAAGGTGACGTGGTTGGCACTTTTGGATACCTTGCGCCAGAGTATTTCATGTACGGTAAAGTCAGTGACAAAGTCGACGTTTACGCCTTTGGAGTTATTCTGCTTGAACTCATATCAGGAAGAGATCCAATCTCGTTTGAGAATCCAAAAGGAGGAGAGAGCTTGGTTATGTGG GCAAAGCCGTTGATTGAGACTGGAAATGAAAAGGGACTGTTGGATCCAGACATAACAGATATATCCGACGAGAATCAGTTTCAGAGAATGGTTCTAGCTGCTGCACATTGCCTGACAAGATCAGCCACACATCGTCCTAGTATTAGACaa ATACTGAGGCTACTAGGAGGTGTAGACGAAGTGGAGAAATGGTCCAAACGGATtaaggaagaagaaaatgaagattGCTTCGATGACGAGGTTTACCCGAATATCAGGGCGGAA
- the LOC108836278 gene encoding rac-like GTP-binding protein ARAC3 produces the protein MSASRFIKCVTVGDGAVGKTCLLISYTSNTFPTDYVPTVFDNFSANVIVDGNTINLGLWDTAGQEDYNRLRPLSYRGADVFLLAFSLVSKASYENVSKKWVPELRHYAPGVPIILVGTKLDLRDDKQFLVEHPGAVPISTAQGEELKKLIGAPAYIECSAKTQQNVKAVFDAAIKVVLQPPKNKKRKKRKSQKGCSIL, from the exons atgagtgCTTCAAGGTTTATAAAGTGTGTCACAGTCGGCGACGGCGCTGTTGGAAAGACTTGTCTGCTCATCTCCTACACTAGCAACACTTTCCCCACG GATTACGTGCCTACTGTGTTTGATAATTTCAGCGCCAATGTGATTGTGGATGGAAACACTATCAACTTGGGATTGTGGGATACTGCAGGACAAGAAGACTACAATAGACTAAGACCTTTGAGCTATCGAGGTGCAGATGTCTTCTTACTTGCCTTCTCTCTCGTCAGCAAAGCTAGCTATGAAAATGTTTCTAAAaag TGGGTACCTGAACTGAGACATTATGCTCCTGGTGTTCCCATCATCCTCGTTGGAACCAAGCTTG ATCTTCGAGATGACAAGCAATTCTTGGTTGAGCACCCTGGTGCTGTGCCTATCTCTACTGCTCAG GGTGAAGAACTGAAGAAGCTCATTGGGGCACCTGCTTATATTGAATGCAGTGCAAAAACACAACAG AATGTAAAAGCGGTGTTTGATGCGGCTATCAAGGTAGTTCTCCAACCAcccaagaacaagaagaggaagaagagaaagtcTCAGAAAGGTTGTTCTATATTGTGA
- the LOC130508398 gene encoding actin-depolymerizing factor 9-like, giving the protein MALKTASTNGMWMLEDCKRSFMEMKWKKVHRYIVFKIEEKSKKVAVDKVGAAGETYHDLAASLPEDDCRYAVFDFDYVTVDNCRMSKLFFITWSPEASRIREKMMYATSKSGLRRVLEGIHYELQATDPTEMGFDKIQDRTK; this is encoded by the exons ATGGCTTTGAAGACG GCTTCGACGAACGGGATGTGGATGTTGGAAGACTGCAAGAGATCGTTCATGGAGATGAAGTGGAAGAAAGTGCACAGATACATCGTTTTCAAGATCGAGGAGAAATCCAAGAAAGTCGCCGTGGACAAGGTCGGTGCAGCCGGCGAGACCTATCATGATCTCGCCGCTTCCTTGCCGGAGGACGACTGTCGCTACGCCGTGTTTGATTTCGACTACGTCACCGTCGATAACTGCCGCATGAGCAAGCTCTTCTTCATCACCTG GTCGCCGGAGGCGTCGAGGATAAGGGAGAAGATGATGTACGCGACGTCTAAGAGCGGACTGAGAAGAGTGTTGGAAGGCATCCACTACGAGCTTCAAGCCACCGACCCAACCGAGATGGGATTCGACAAAATCCAAGACCGgaccaaataa
- the LOC108822867 gene encoding beta-galactosidase 11: MRKHSFHRWLLTAVLVVFLSSSCTFASKKKEGKKKTKGKEVTYDGTSLIVDGKRELLFSGSIHYPRSTPEMWPSIIKRAKQGGLNTIQTYVFWNVHEPEQGKFNFSGRADLVKFIKLIEKNGMYVTLRLGPFIQAEWTHGGLPYWLREVPGIFFRTDNKPFKQHTERYVRMVLDKMKEEKLFASQGGPIILGQIENEYSAVQRAYKQDGVNYIKWGSKLVDSMNLGIPWVMCKQNDAPDPMINACNGRHCGDTFPGPNKDNKPSLWTENWTTQFRVFGDSPVKRSVEDIAFSVARFFSKNGSHVNYYMYHGGTNFGRTSAHYVTTRYYDDAPLDEYGLEKEPKYGHLKHLHNALNLCKKPLLWGQPRTEKPGKDTEIRYYEQPGTKSCAAFLANNNTEVAETIKFRGKEYVIAPRSISILPDCKTVVYNTAQIVSHHTSRNFMKSKKANKKFDFKVFTEPLPKKLEGNNYVPVELYGLTKDKSDYGWYTTSFKVHKKQLPKKKGAKTDLRIASLGHALHVWFNGKYLGNGHGSHDEKSFVFQKPVTLKAGENHLVMLGVLTGFPDSGSYLEHRYTGPRSVSILGLSSGTLDLTESSKWGNKVGMEGERLRIQTGKGLKKVKWEKFTGKAPGMTWYQTYFDAPESESAAAVRMSGMGKGLIWVNGEGVGRYWMSFLNPLNQSTQIEYHIPRSFLKPKKNLLVIFEEEPNVKPELIDFVIVNRDTVCSYVGENYTPSVGHWIRKKDEVQAITDKVSLTATLKCSGNKKIAAVEFASFGNPIGDCGNFTLGTCNAPVSKQVVEKHCLGKAECVIPVNKSTFQQDKKDSCKNVVKTLAVQVKCARGKKN, encoded by the exons ATGAGAAAGCATTCTTTTCATCGATGGCTCTTAACGGCCGTTCTTGTGGTTTTCCTCTCGTCTTCTTGCACATTtgcctcaaaaaaaaaagaggggaaaaagaagacaaaaggTAAGGAGGTAACTTATGATGGAACATCCTTGATCGTCGATGGCAAAAGAGAGCTTCTTTTTTCTGGCTCTATCCACTATCCTCGCAGCACTCCTGAA ATGTGGCCAAGTATCATCAAGAGAGCGAAACAAGGCGGTTTGAACACCATTCAGACATACGTCTTCTGGAATGTACATGAGCCTGAACAAGGAAAG TTCAACTTTTCGGGACGAGCTGATTTGGTGAAGTTCATAAAGTTGATTGAGAAGAATGGCATGTACGTGACATTGAGGCTTGGACCGTTTATCCAAGCTGAATGGACTCATGG aggACTTCCTTATTGGCTCAGAGAAGTTCCTGGAATTTTCTTCCGTACAGACAATAAACCATTCAAG CAACATACAGAGAGATATGTACGGATGGTACTCGACAAAATGAAGGAGGAAAAATTGTTTGCTTCACAAGGAGGCCCCATTATATTAGGACAG ATAGAGAACGAGTATAGCGCGGTTCAACGTGCATATAAACAAGACGGAGTAAACTACATTAAATGGGGATCAAAGTTGGTCGACTCAATGAATCTTGGGATCCCATGGGTTATGTGCAAGCAGAACGATGCTCCTGATCCTATG ATCAATGCTTGCAACGGAAGGCACTGCGGTGATACTTTCCCTGGTCCAAACAAAGATAACAAACCGTCTTTATGGACTGAGAACTGGACAACTCA GTTCCGTGTGTTTGGTGATTCGCCAGTTAAAAGATCAGTAGAAGATATTGCTTTCTCAGTTGCTCGATTCTTCTCCAAGAATGGAAGTCATGTGAACTACTACATG TACCATGGAGGAACCAACTTCGGTAGAACCTCTGCCCATTATGTAACCACTAGATACTACGATGATGCACCTCTTGATGAATATGGTTTAGAGAAAGAGCCTAAGTATGGTCATCTTAAACATCTTCACAACGCTCTTAACCTCTGCAAGAAACCACTTCTTTGGGGTCAGCCTCGAACCGAGAAGCCTGGAAAAGATACAGAG ATTAGATACTACGAACAGCCTGGAACTAAATCTTGTGCAGCTTTCTTGGCTAACAACAACACCGAAGTTGCAGAAACCATTAAATTCAGGGGGAAAGAATATGTGATAGCTCCTCGTTCCATTAGTATTCTTCCAGATTGTAAAACTGTTGTTTACAACACTGCACAG ATTGTTTCTCACCACACTTCAAGAAACTTTATGAAGTCTAAGAAGGCGAACAAGAAGTTTGATTTCAAAGTGTTCACTGAGCCATTGCCTAAAAAGCTAGAAGGTAACAATTACGTACCCGTTGAGCTTTACGGTTTGACTAAAGACAAATCAGACTATGGATGGTACACAACAAG CTTCAAGGTCCATAAGAAGCAATTACCTAAGAAGAAAGGAGCTAAAACTGATCTGAGGATTGCTAGTCTTGGACACGCATTGCATGTTTGGTTTAACGGAAAATACCTTG GAAATGGACATGGAAGCCATGACGAGAAAAGTTTTGTGTTCCAGAAACCGGTCACACTAAAAGCAGGAGAGAATCACCTTGTTATGCTTGGTGTTCTCACTGGATTTCCA gacAGTGGATCTTACTTGGAGCATAGATACACCGGTCCTCGTAGTGTTTCCATCTTAGGATTGAGTTCTGGAACACTTGATCTCACTGAAAGCAGCAAATGGGGGAACAAG GTCGGTATGGAAGGAGAAAGACTCAGAATTCAAACCGGGAAAGGTTTGAAGAAGGTCAAATGGGAGAAATTCACTGGAAAAGCACCAGGAATGACATGGTACCAG ACCTACTTCGATGCACCAGAGAGCGAAAGCGCAGCAGCGGTACGCATGAGTGGAATGGGAAAAGGGTTGATTTGGGTGAATGGAGAAGGTGTTGGAAGATATTGGATGTCTTTCTTGAATCCATTAAATCAATCCACGCAAATAGAATATCACATCCCTAGATCTTTCTTGAAGCCCAAGAAAAATCTTCTCGTTATATTCGAGGAAGAGCCTAATGTGAAGCCTGAGCTTATAGACTTTGTCATCGTCAACAGAGACACTGTTTGTTCTTACGTCGGAGAAAACTACACTCCAAGTGTTGGACACTGGATTAGGAAGAAAGACGAGGTCCAAGCCATCACAGATAAAGTGAGTCTCACGGCTACTCTTAAATGCTCAGGCAATAAGAAGATCGCAGCCGTTGAGTTCGCTAGCTTCGGAAACCCTATTGGTGATTGTGGAAACTTCACACTTGGTACTTGTAATGCTCCTGTTTCAAAGCAAGTCGTTGAGAAG CATTGTTTGGGAAAAGCAGAGTGTGTGATTCCGGTGAACAAAAGCACATTCCAACAAGACAAGAAGGATTCATGTAAGAACGTTGTGAAGACGCTTGCCGTACAAGTCAAGTGTGCTCGTGGCAAGAAGAACTGA
- the LOC108835434 gene encoding transcription factor MYB32-like → MGRSPCCEKDHTNKGAWTKEEDDKLVSYIKSHGEGCWRSLPRSAGLLRCGKSCRLRWINYLRPDLKRGNFTLEEDDLIIKLHSLLGNKWSLIATRLPGRTDNEIKNYWNTHVKRKLLRGGIDPTTHRPINESKAPRVSSEPRDTEDSLVKFLSFSRQLEIKESCGDKRNNQEELICKEERVEYSVVEERCLDLNLELRISPPWQDQQRHHDETRLRFGREKFKCTACRFGLGNGDECSCHNVKCQVEDSTSSSYSSSDISCSGVGYDFLGLNTSVLDFCSLEMN, encoded by the exons aTGGGGAGGTCTCCTTGCTGCGAGAAGGACCACACGAACAAAGGAGCTTGgactaaagaagaagatgacaagCTCGTCTCTTACATCAAGTCTCACGGCGAAGGCTGTTGGCGTTCTCTTCCAAGATCCGCCGGTCTTCTCCGTTGCGGCAAAAGCTGCCGTCTTCGGTGGATTAACTATCTCCGTCCTGATCTCAAGAGAGGCAACTTCACCCTCGAAGAAGACGACCTCATCATCAAACTCCATAGCCTCCTCGGGAACAA ATGGTCTCTTATTGCGACGAGATTGCCGGGAAGAACAGATAACGAGATTAAGAACTACTGGAATACACATGTGAAGAGGAAGCTTTTGAGAGGAGGGATTGATCCCACTACTCATCGGCCAATCAACGAGAGCAAAGCTCCTCGTGTTTCGTCTGAGCCTAGAGATACAGAGGACTCGCTTGTAAAGTTTCTCTCTTTCAGTCGTCAGTTGGAGATAAAGGAAAGTTGTGGGGATAAGAGAAACAATCAGGAAGAACTGATTTGCAAAGAAGAGAGAGTTGAGTATTCTGTTGTTGAAGAAAGGTGCTTAGATTTGAATCTCGAGCTTAGAATCAGCCCGCCATGGCAAGACCAACAGCGGCACCATGACGAGACCAGACTCCGGTTTGGGAGAGAGAAGTTTAAGTGCACTGCATGCCGTTTTGGGTTGGGCAACGGCGACGAGTGCAGCTGCCATAATGTTAAATGTCAGGTCGAAGACAGTACTAGTAGCAGCTATTCTTCGAGCGACATTAGTTGTAGTGGGGTTGGTTATGACTTCTTGGGTTTAAACACtagtgttttggatttttgtaGTTTGGAAATGAACTGA
- the LOC130508397 gene encoding peptidyl-prolyl cis-trans isomerase CYP21-1: MGREMSFLLQPRCLLLLVALTIFLIFALFNTGKEEEKQVIQDYEITHRVFLDVDIDGQRLGRIVIGLYGTVVPKTVENFRALCTGEKGKTSSGKPLHYKGTPFHRIISGFVIQGGDIIHGDGKGSDSIYGGTFPDENFKIKHSHAGVVAMANTGPDSNGSQFFITTVKASWLEGEHVVFGKVIQGMDNVFAIEGGAGTYSGKPRKKVVIADSGEIPKDKWDEER, from the exons ATGGGTAGAGAGATGTCGTTTTTGTTACAGCCCAGGTGCCTTCTTCTCCTCGTAGCCCTAACGATCTTTCTCATCTTCGCGCTCTTCAACACCGGCAAG GAGGAGGAGAAGCAAGTGATCCAGGATTATGAAATCACACACAGAGTGTTTCTCGATGTTGATATCGACGGCCAACGCTTAG GCAGGATCGTTATTGGATTATATGGCACTGTTGTACCCAAAACTGTTG AAAACTTCAGGGCATTATGCACAG GAGAGAAGGGGAAAACTTCAAGCGGGAAGCCTCTACACTATAAAGGAACACCATTTCATAGAATAATATCTGGATTCGTAATCCAAGGAGGAGACATCATCCATGGTGATGGCAAAGGGAGTGACTCAATCTATGGTGGTACCTTTCCTGACGAAAATTTCAAGATTAAGCATTCACATGCAG GTGTTGTAGCGATGGCTAATACAGGACCTGATTCTAATGGCTCACAGTTCTTTATCACTACTGTCAAGGCTAGCTG GTTGGAAGGGGAGCATGTTGTGTTTGGGAAGGTGATACAAGGAATGGACAATGTGTTCGCCATTGAAGGTGGAGCCGGTACTTACAGTGGCAAACCAAGGAAGAAAGTTGTGATTGCTGATTCTGGAGAGATCCCTAAAGACAAATGGGATGAAGAGAGATGA